The following are encoded together in the Planococcus antarcticus DSM 14505 genome:
- a CDS encoding N-acetylmuramoyl-L-alanine amidase family protein, with amino-acid sequence MKIMIDAGHGPDTPGKRSPDGRLREFYFNSAVAEEVKKRLVLDGHNVFFSHQSDLDVLLHERTALANRLKVDLFVSIHANAMGNTFNTASGLETYTYNRPQTATKELAALVQHSLVQVTGRKDRGVKHGDFAVLRNTHMPAILVECGFMTHKQEVELLKSTAYRKRCALGICFGIACFDASR; translated from the coding sequence ATGAAGATAATGATTGATGCTGGCCATGGTCCTGACACGCCAGGAAAGCGCTCGCCAGATGGCAGGCTAAGAGAATTCTATTTTAATTCGGCAGTTGCCGAAGAAGTCAAAAAGCGGTTAGTCCTGGATGGACATAATGTTTTTTTCAGCCATCAAAGCGATCTGGACGTTCTGCTGCACGAGCGCACAGCACTCGCAAACCGCTTAAAGGTAGATTTGTTCGTTTCTATCCATGCCAATGCAATGGGCAATACTTTCAATACTGCCAGCGGCCTAGAAACCTATACTTACAATCGGCCCCAGACAGCAACCAAAGAACTTGCAGCCTTGGTCCAACACTCCCTAGTACAAGTGACAGGACGAAAAGATCGTGGAGTTAAACACGGCGACTTTGCTGTCTTGCGCAATACGCACATGCCGGCAATTCTTGTGGAATGTGGTTTTATGACACATAAGCAAGAAGTAGAACTGCTGAAGTCTACAGCCTACCGGAAACGCTGCGCACTGGGCATCTGTTTCGGGATCGCCTGTTTCGATGCAAGCCGGTGA